In Leptospiraceae bacterium, the genomic window AATTCAGAATTGCTCCCCGTGATAAAAGAATTACTTATGCCTATCAGTTACCATATTCTTTTAAAACGATATTTTTTCAGATTAAAAATCATAAGAAAGATAAATTGATACTACAATTGAGAAAATCTGAGGATGAAAGAGTTCCTACATCAAAAAATCTTGATATAGAAGAATATAAGGATTATGTATATAAAGTAAATGTAAATAAATTAGAGAATATTTTTGAAGAGCTGAAATCTTTAATTGAAAAAAGTTTATCGTTTGTTAAAAATGAACGAAACGCCGTCTAACTGCGAGTATCCGCTAAGAGAGTGAACTATGTTTGGAAGCTGTTCACTCTCTTGCTCCGAGCCGGCTTAGTTGTTGAAGTGAAAATTTTTAGTATATTTGTCAGACTAATGCAAGTCCAGTGCCTTCACTACTGTCACGAAACTTGCAGAAAAGAGCAAGTTTACGTGCCATCCGTTCAGTCACAGGACTTGCTAGTAGTTGTTGGCTCGGAGACATTGAGAAAATGGAAAGAAAAATGTTTGGGGCATTTTCTTCCCATTTTCTCAACGTCGGATACTCTTAACGTTAGGTGAAAGAATCGGCTAAATTCTTTCATACTAAAACTAACGGATAGGAACAAAAATGAGCACCTTACTAGATAAGACAAATATTCTTCTAAAACAAATTGCTGAGATTACCTCTTTTGATGCGGTTGCTAAATGGGACAATGAAGCTAAAGGAGTTCTTGAACTTTAAAAAAAGCATTTGAAGAAGCGAATGGAATTGAAGAGATTTTAAAAAAGATTTAACTTCTCTGGAAATTAAATATAAAAATTTGCCCTTTTATAAAAAAGTTTTTCTATAATAAAAAAATGGAAAAGGCAATATTAGTAAAGATTGAAGAAATTCGTAATACCAAAGATACACATACTCGATGTATTAATTTTTTGGAAGAATGGATTGAAAAAACACCGGACGACAAAAATCAAGCTGACTTAATGTTGAAAGAATTAAAACTCGAAAAAAAGAATTAACGACTGCCAAGAAAGAAATATCAGCACAAATAAAAGATATAAATAACAAAGCTAGAATGGAGAACGCACAAGTTTCAACTGAATATTTTTCTAGTGCAAAATCTAAACAGCTACAAAAAATTCAAATTAGAATGAACAAAGAAAATTCACTTCTTTCTCAGCAAGACCAAAAAGCCGCAATGGACAAACAGATAATTGATATTGAAAAATTAATTAATTGGGTAGAGAGGATTAAGATGTAATTTGCATCTTATTAAAAAAATGATGGAATTAAAAATTAATAAATCAGGGCAGACTCCTTCAAAAAGAAATTTTCAAAAGCTAACTACTATTGAAAAAATTTTACTTGCCGCTTCCTGTTTAGATATAAAACCAAATGATGAAATATATAGGCTAACGTTATTCGGAATAGTCCAAACTCATATTGAAAATTTAACCGAAGAAGCATTGCAGGGAACATTACATAAGAGCATTTATTTTACAAGAACATCGAATGGGAATTATAAGCTGACTCAAGGAGGACTTCTAAAAATAAAAGAATTCGAAAATTCAAATATAAAAAGATAAGTAAATCGTCTTATTTCAAATTTATTAAAAATGTTGGAACGGATAAGTATTCAGTAACTATAGATTCGTTGAACCAAAAATATATCCCAGAAAAAATGACGAAAAATTTACTAGTGCAGAAATTGTAAACTTTTTGAGCAATAAAGAAATTAATACAAAAAGTGATTCTAAACCATTACGATTACTTAATTGGATAATCCAGGATAATTATTCTTGGAACATTTGGAACTCTGAGTTTTATGAGGAGGAAGAAGGATTCGTAGAAGGTAAACAAGTATTATCCTTACATAATCGTATTGAGAGAAATCGTAAGGTTGTAGATTTATTAAAAGCTAATAGACTAAAAAAAGACCCTAATTTAAAATGCGA contains:
- a CDS encoding HNH endonuclease, with product MSNKEINTKSDSKPLRLLNWIIQDNYSWNIWNSEFYEEEEGFVEGKQVLSLHNRIERNRKVVDLLKANRLKKDPNLKCEICNFSFIEKYGDWGEGYIEVHHIKPLSTIKEETKTKIEDLILVCSNCHRMLHRIRPWKDSLNIIRKSIRRRADSFT